Proteins encoded together in one Desulfosporosinus meridiei DSM 13257 window:
- a CDS encoding NUDIX domain-containing protein, producing the protein MSYYTKPYIYCPLCAKPLVKTVIDNQLRSSCSNCSYIDWGNFSLGVGGVLWNNEKVLLVQRNHNPGKGVWTIPGGYVNQEEPIEVAIEREILEETGLKAKPLSIIALRDRPSENSFEKHDLYIIFLMSFQGGSLKGQKEEVSNLGFFSLEQCAALQIPQLTLKAIEVSLTDTKGLSGAGDLKLLSSLSSFYHLS; encoded by the coding sequence ATGTCATATTATACAAAACCTTATATATATTGTCCTTTATGTGCTAAACCACTTGTAAAAACTGTGATCGACAACCAGCTTCGGAGCTCCTGTTCAAACTGCTCCTATATTGATTGGGGGAATTTTTCTCTTGGAGTCGGAGGGGTACTCTGGAATAATGAAAAAGTTCTTCTTGTCCAACGCAACCATAATCCCGGTAAAGGAGTATGGACAATCCCAGGAGGATACGTTAATCAAGAAGAACCGATTGAGGTGGCAATTGAACGGGAGATCCTTGAAGAGACTGGGCTAAAGGCAAAACCTCTATCGATTATAGCCCTCCGGGATCGACCGTCGGAGAATTCCTTCGAGAAACATGATCTATACATTATCTTTTTAATGAGCTTTCAAGGCGGATCTCTTAAAGGACAGAAGGAAGAAGTCAGTAATCTCGGCTTCTTCAGCTTAGAACAATGTGCTGCTCTTCAGATTCCTCAACTAACCTTAAAGGCTATTGAGGTTTCCCTCACTGATACTAAAGGTCTTTCTGGCGCCGGCGATCTGAAGCTTCTTAGCAGTTTGTCTTCATTTTACCATTTGAGCTGA
- a CDS encoding MDR family MFS transporter — protein sequence MKFKPVDIPPSVMILIIGGFTQSAGHSLMWPLNSLFMHSVLNRTLTEAGTLLAIQSAVSLIGQIFSGFLADRFGPRRIMIIGLVGAVLSVGSIGLLPIWEVYVPALIFFGLAQAFIFIPLNALINSIWPEGGRRGFNLLYVSNNAGVAVGTAIGGLIAQVSFRLIFSLNALAFLIYLLLVLIGISKQETHSKPVPTRSKAKRLSRDRSLNVLFSLAGGIFLVWGAYVQLVTILPVVMNQRAFSLISYSILWTLNGVFIVTLQPLLTWIIHRWANSFQRQFYLGSLLMTLGYVIFLGQLPYMSYVIAMFIITLGEMLILPAIPAAAAQISPPGKEGAYQGVVGGATSGGRMIGPLLGGIMYDFGGGSNVWILAIGFMGISLILFFIYGKTLKNFLSFRNNQSLN from the coding sequence TTGAAATTCAAACCTGTAGATATTCCGCCCTCAGTCATGATTTTAATTATTGGCGGATTTACACAATCGGCTGGGCATTCTTTGATGTGGCCCTTAAATAGCCTCTTTATGCATTCTGTATTAAACCGTACATTAACAGAAGCCGGTACACTGCTTGCCATTCAATCAGCGGTCTCTCTGATTGGCCAAATCTTCAGTGGCTTCCTAGCGGATCGTTTTGGACCCAGACGAATTATGATTATAGGTCTCGTGGGAGCTGTTCTCTCCGTCGGTTCCATAGGGCTCCTGCCTATTTGGGAGGTTTATGTCCCTGCACTTATCTTTTTTGGCTTAGCTCAAGCCTTCATCTTCATTCCACTTAACGCCCTTATAAATTCAATCTGGCCTGAAGGAGGGCGGCGTGGATTCAATCTGCTTTATGTTTCTAATAATGCCGGAGTAGCTGTTGGTACCGCTATAGGAGGATTGATTGCCCAAGTATCATTTCGTCTTATCTTCTCACTTAATGCCCTGGCTTTCTTAATTTATCTGCTTTTAGTACTCATTGGTATTTCTAAGCAAGAAACTCATTCTAAACCGGTTCCGACTAGGTCAAAGGCTAAGAGACTATCCAGAGATAGGAGCCTTAATGTACTGTTTTCTTTAGCAGGAGGAATATTCCTAGTCTGGGGAGCCTACGTACAACTTGTGACCATCTTGCCGGTGGTAATGAACCAACGAGCTTTCTCTTTAATTTCCTACAGTATTCTTTGGACCCTAAACGGCGTTTTTATAGTCACATTACAGCCATTACTAACTTGGATTATTCATAGATGGGCCAACTCTTTCCAACGCCAGTTCTATCTAGGCAGTCTTCTTATGACCCTGGGCTATGTGATTTTTTTAGGCCAATTACCCTATATGTCTTATGTGATTGCCATGTTTATTATAACACTAGGGGAAATGCTCATTTTGCCGGCAATACCGGCAGCTGCAGCTCAAATCTCTCCGCCGGGAAAAGAAGGTGCTTATCAAGGGGTTGTGGGGGGAGCTACCTCCGGCGGGCGGATGATTGGTCCCTTACTAGGGGGGATAATGTATGATTTCGGTGGCGGCTCTAATGTCTGGATCCTTGCAATTGGCTTTATGGGTATATCTTTAATCTTATTTTTTATATATGGAAAAACACTTAAAAACTTTCTCTCTTTCCGAAATAATCAAAGCCTTAATTAG
- the rbr gene encoding rubrerythrin, whose amino-acid sequence MKFSETKTFRNLSDAFAGESQARNRYAFFAGVAKKEGYQHIQAVFEETADNEKEHAKVFYKLLVAHTKEETEIIHVDADYPLVYKDTLTNLKAAAAGEREEWAEIYSKFADIAAQEGFSDISAVFKKIAEVEKHHMTRFDHYAKGIEQGTIFKKDSPTVWKCTNCGYIHEGPEAPGQCPACAHPQGYFEELPEKY is encoded by the coding sequence ATGAAATTCTCGGAAACTAAGACCTTTAGAAACTTAAGCGACGCCTTTGCGGGAGAGTCACAAGCGCGTAATCGTTATGCATTTTTTGCCGGAGTTGCCAAGAAAGAGGGGTATCAACATATCCAAGCTGTTTTTGAAGAAACGGCAGATAATGAGAAAGAGCATGCTAAGGTTTTTTATAAACTTCTTGTTGCGCACACAAAGGAAGAGACAGAGATTATCCATGTTGACGCCGATTATCCGTTGGTTTATAAAGATACCCTGACAAACTTAAAAGCTGCAGCAGCAGGAGAAAGGGAAGAGTGGGCTGAAATCTACTCAAAGTTTGCCGATATCGCCGCGCAGGAAGGTTTCTCTGATATATCAGCAGTCTTTAAGAAAATCGCCGAAGTCGAGAAGCATCATATGACACGGTTTGATCATTATGCTAAGGGGATTGAGCAGGGGACAATTTTCAAGAAAGATTCCCCAACAGTGTGGAAATGCACAAACTGCGGCTATATTCATGAAGGCCCTGAGGCACCGGGTCAATGTCCGGCTTGTGCTCATCCTCAGGGTTATTTTGAAGAACTGCCGGAGAAATATTAG
- a CDS encoding M24 family metallopeptidase: MRTPLTELQKRVADFQVSLQNKGVEGALLVQRADTLYFSGTAQNVHVYIPDKGKPIVLAYRDFERAQRESSWQVIPLKGISKIPKDIQEAGLPLPRVMGLELDVLPVNNFERYRKSFPEITLVDISGEIRLQRSMKSDWEIARLEESAQIMSLVMEFAKEVLQPGMTEVELEGLLAGKARALGHDGLVRMRGFNSELYVGTITAGAGSTAHSSFDAPITGSGISVAHPNGASLHEIQIGEPIVVDMVTVVDGYQIDQTRILSLKPLSQELRMAYETARQVEERIRSALIPERIAGEVYEEILTWVSENTPYGENFMGFGTSRVSFIGHGVGLELDELPTISKGSKIVLKKGMVVAIEPKFVFPGIGAVGIEDTVVIEAELGARYLSTTPRELIEV, translated from the coding sequence GTGAGAACACCATTAACAGAGTTGCAAAAAAGAGTAGCGGATTTTCAAGTAAGTCTCCAGAATAAAGGTGTCGAAGGTGCGCTTTTGGTGCAAAGAGCAGATACTCTCTATTTTAGTGGAACAGCGCAAAATGTACATGTTTATATCCCGGATAAGGGAAAGCCAATTGTGCTGGCCTATCGCGATTTTGAGAGAGCGCAGAGAGAAAGTTCCTGGCAGGTGATTCCCCTCAAAGGGATATCAAAAATTCCTAAGGATATTCAAGAAGCAGGACTTCCTTTGCCAAGAGTGATGGGTTTAGAACTCGACGTTCTTCCGGTAAACAATTTTGAGCGTTATCGCAAATCCTTCCCGGAGATTACGTTGGTAGATATTTCCGGCGAAATCCGTCTGCAGCGTTCAATGAAATCAGACTGGGAGATAGCCAGACTGGAAGAGAGTGCCCAAATCATGTCATTAGTCATGGAATTCGCTAAGGAAGTTCTTCAGCCGGGTATGACAGAAGTTGAGCTAGAAGGTTTATTAGCAGGCAAAGCCAGAGCGCTAGGGCATGATGGGCTTGTCCGAATGAGAGGATTTAATTCAGAGTTGTATGTTGGAACAATAACCGCAGGTGCAGGCTCAACTGCACACAGTAGTTTTGATGCGCCGATAACCGGTTCAGGTATTTCAGTTGCTCATCCAAATGGCGCATCATTGCATGAGATTCAAATAGGTGAACCAATCGTTGTGGATATGGTAACGGTGGTCGATGGCTATCAAATTGATCAAACTAGAATATTAAGTTTGAAGCCTTTATCTCAAGAGCTTAGAATGGCCTATGAAACTGCCCGGCAGGTTGAAGAGAGAATCCGCAGTGCCTTAATTCCGGAAAGGATTGCCGGTGAGGTCTATGAGGAAATTCTAACGTGGGTTAGCGAGAATACTCCCTATGGAGAGAACTTTATGGGTTTTGGAACAAGCAGAGTTAGTTTTATTGGACATGGAGTGGGGCTAGAACTGGATGAACTTCCAACCATCAGTAAAGGGTCAAAGATAGTCTTAAAAAAGGGGATGGTTGTAGCAATCGAACCTAAGTTTGTTTTTCCGGGCATTGGAGCTGTCGGAATTGAAGATACTGTTGTCATCGAAGCTGAACTAGGCGCACGATATTTATCTACAACACCACGAGAATTAATTGAAGTCTAA